A genomic segment from Myxococcota bacterium encodes:
- a CDS encoding glutathione S-transferase N-terminal domain-containing protein: MIELHTFPTPNGWKVSIALEELGLPYETRVVDIARGAQFAPGFLRISPNNRIPAIVDRAPAGGGEPVSVFESGAILLYLAEKTGRLLPADPRRRVAALEWLFWQMAGLGPMCGQAGHFRNYAPEPVPYAIERYGNEVRRLYGVLDARLEGRAFVADEYSIADIACWPWIALHGHHGMDPQAYPHLARWFAEVGERDAVKRGTGVGLDALRGGQPIDDEAKRHLFGRRYDAAAAATGAQEESGG, from the coding sequence GTGATCGAGCTCCACACGTTCCCGACGCCGAACGGCTGGAAGGTGAGCATCGCGCTCGAGGAGCTCGGACTCCCCTACGAGACGCGCGTCGTCGACATCGCGCGCGGCGCCCAGTTCGCGCCCGGGTTCCTGCGCATCTCGCCCAACAACCGCATTCCGGCGATCGTCGATCGCGCGCCGGCCGGAGGCGGAGAGCCGGTGTCCGTGTTCGAGTCGGGCGCCATCCTGCTGTACCTGGCCGAGAAGACTGGACGCCTCCTGCCCGCCGATCCGCGAAGGCGCGTCGCGGCGCTCGAGTGGCTCTTCTGGCAGATGGCCGGGCTCGGCCCGATGTGCGGGCAGGCCGGGCACTTCCGCAACTACGCACCGGAGCCCGTGCCCTACGCGATCGAGCGCTACGGCAACGAGGTGCGGCGGCTCTACGGCGTGCTCGACGCGCGCCTCGAAGGGCGCGCGTTCGTCGCCGACGAGTACTCGATCGCCGACATCGCGTGCTGGCCGTGGATCGCGCTCCACGGCCACCACGGCATGGATCCGCAGGCCTACCCGCACCTCGCGCGCTGGTTCGCCGAGGTCGGCGAGCGCGACGCCGTGAAGCGCGGTACGGGTGTCGGCCTCGATGCGCTGCGCGGCGGGCAGCCGATCGACGACGAGGCGAAGCGGCACCTGTTCGGCCGCCGCTACGACGCGGCCGCCGCGGCGACCGGCGCGCAGGAGGAGAGCGGGGGATGA
- a CDS encoding nuclear transport factor 2 family protein yields the protein MKVAKEFRAAVERFDLDAIMETFADDARLFSPVVFAPFEGKDAIRVLFRILLEVFEDFHYVDELEGDGTHALIFRTRVAGRDVQGLDYFRAGADGRIDEFTVMVRPRSASDALMQEVGSRLAKLGVSH from the coding sequence ATGAAGGTCGCGAAGGAGTTCCGCGCCGCGGTCGAGCGCTTCGACCTCGACGCCATCATGGAGACGTTCGCGGACGACGCGCGGCTGTTCAGCCCGGTCGTGTTCGCGCCCTTCGAGGGCAAGGACGCGATCCGCGTGCTCTTCCGCATCCTCCTCGAGGTGTTCGAAGACTTCCACTACGTCGACGAGCTCGAGGGCGACGGGACGCATGCGCTGATCTTCCGCACGCGGGTCGCCGGCCGCGACGTGCAGGGCCTCGACTACTTCCGCGCCGGGGCGGACGGCCGGATCGACGAGTTCACCGTCATGGTGCGGCCGCGCTCCGCGAGCGACGCGCTGATGCAGGAGGTCGGCTCGCGCCTCGCGAAGCTCGGCGTCTCGCACTGA
- the rarD gene encoding EamA family transporter RarD: MEASARTNESSGFAFGVAAYGLWGLAPAYWKLLADVSPVELLAHRILWSLVVAAVLLVATRSLGAWRRVMASPRHALPVALAAALLASNWLVFIHAVATGQVLATSLGYYLNPLLSVVLGLAVLGERLRRVQWIAVAIAAAGVAGYVVAVGELPWISVFLAGTFGLYGLVRKLAPVEPIVGFGVEMAVMAAPAAALVAWLAHGGEARLPFAAWGAPSPARDAVVAASGLVTAAPLLCFNAAARRLPLVMVGILQYIAPSMTLALAVGVYGEPFGGAQAVTFGCVWVALAIFTVDSIAASRARGRALAATRVR; this comes from the coding sequence GTGGAAGCGAGCGCGCGCACGAACGAATCGTCGGGCTTCGCGTTCGGTGTCGCGGCCTACGGGCTGTGGGGCCTCGCACCGGCCTACTGGAAGCTGCTCGCGGACGTCTCGCCGGTCGAGCTGCTCGCGCACCGCATCCTCTGGTCGCTCGTCGTCGCGGCCGTGCTGCTCGTCGCCACGCGCTCGCTCGGGGCGTGGCGGCGCGTCATGGCGTCGCCGCGACACGCGCTGCCCGTCGCGCTCGCGGCCGCGCTGCTCGCCTCGAACTGGCTCGTGTTCATCCACGCGGTCGCGACGGGACAGGTGCTCGCGACGAGCCTCGGCTACTACCTGAACCCGCTCCTCAGCGTCGTGCTCGGGCTCGCCGTGCTCGGCGAGCGGCTGCGCCGCGTGCAGTGGATCGCGGTCGCGATCGCCGCGGCGGGCGTCGCCGGCTATGTCGTCGCCGTCGGCGAGCTGCCGTGGATCTCGGTGTTCCTGGCGGGCACGTTCGGGCTCTACGGCCTCGTCCGGAAGCTCGCGCCCGTCGAGCCGATCGTGGGCTTCGGCGTCGAGATGGCGGTGATGGCCGCGCCCGCGGCGGCGCTCGTCGCGTGGCTCGCGCACGGCGGCGAGGCGCGGCTTCCCTTCGCCGCGTGGGGCGCGCCTTCGCCCGCGCGCGACGCCGTCGTCGCGGCGTCCGGGCTCGTCACCGCGGCGCCGCTCCTGTGCTTCAACGCCGCCGCGCGGCGCCTCCCGCTCGTGATGGTGGGCATCCTGCAGTACATCGCGCCGAGCATGACGCTCGCGCTCGCGGTCGGGGTCTACGGCGAGCCGTTCGGCGGCGCGCAGGCGGTGACGTTCGGGTGCGTGTGGGTGGCGCTCGCGATCTTCACGGTCGACTCGATCGCCGCGTCGCGCGCGCGCGGGCGCGCGCTCGCCGCTACCCGCGTTCGCTGA
- a CDS encoding sterol desaturase family protein, with protein sequence MSEFVDALSFAELLGFVALVLGGLVAVSLAFGFAAERVLGPRRRIFDVPLREGQLFREAVGNARFVALAVPAFAAMLHFAPHAPSDAPRFALTFFVCWLAFEVLYWMLHRAMHTRAGYRFHRYHHDSRVTTPLTGYSMSTVEALGWLVALVGPPLLLSFVVPLSIEGWLAYLAYHVSGNVVGHSNAEVLGAPVARRPLSWIAHPITYHALHHARFDNHYGFGSTFMDRSLRTEWSDWPALHARVLDGRAMTKLSERG encoded by the coding sequence ATGTCGGAGTTCGTCGACGCGCTCTCGTTCGCCGAGCTGCTCGGGTTCGTCGCGCTCGTGCTCGGGGGGCTCGTCGCGGTCTCGCTCGCGTTCGGCTTCGCCGCCGAGCGCGTGCTCGGCCCGCGGCGCCGCATCTTCGACGTCCCGCTGCGCGAAGGGCAGCTCTTCCGCGAGGCGGTCGGAAACGCGCGCTTCGTCGCGCTCGCCGTGCCCGCGTTCGCGGCGATGCTGCACTTCGCCCCGCACGCGCCGAGCGACGCGCCGCGCTTCGCGCTCACGTTCTTCGTCTGCTGGCTCGCGTTCGAGGTGCTCTACTGGATGCTGCACCGCGCGATGCACACGCGCGCGGGCTATCGCTTCCACCGCTACCACCACGACTCGCGCGTCACGACGCCGCTCACGGGCTACTCGATGAGCACGGTCGAGGCGCTCGGCTGGCTGGTCGCGCTCGTCGGGCCGCCGCTCCTGCTCTCGTTCGTCGTGCCGCTCTCGATCGAGGGCTGGCTCGCCTACCTCGCCTATCACGTCTCGGGCAACGTCGTCGGCCACTCGAACGCCGAGGTGCTCGGCGCGCCGGTCGCGCGACGGCCGCTCTCGTGGATCGCGCACCCGATCACGTACCACGCGCTCCACCACGCGCGCTTCGACAACCACTACGGCTTCGGCTCGACGTTCATGGATCGCTCGCTGCGCACGGAGTGGAGCGACTGGCCGGCGCTCCACGCGCGCGTGCTCGACGGCCGCGCGATGACGAAGCTCAGCGAACGCGGGTAG
- a CDS encoding TetR/AcrR family transcriptional regulator, whose protein sequence is MERGKGARTRSQVLDIAAEIATEQGLGPLSLGRLAAGAGLSKSGVFAHFGSKEELQLATVRAAAREFEERVVAATEEAEPGLARLRALVEAWIDHVERAPRRGGCFFFATSAEYAGRTGRVRDALALATGAWLRLLEREARTAVRTGELDARPELLAFRLHAYVQEANWQRQLLGAPDAFDRARDAVRAALAEAGAPPPRSARPRRRSAARSAATRSGRTS, encoded by the coding sequence ATGGAACGCGGCAAGGGCGCCCGGACTCGATCGCAAGTCCTCGACATCGCAGCAGAAATCGCCACAGAGCAGGGTCTCGGCCCGCTCTCGCTCGGCCGCCTCGCCGCCGGCGCCGGCCTGAGCAAGAGCGGCGTCTTCGCGCACTTCGGCTCGAAGGAGGAGCTGCAGCTCGCGACGGTGCGCGCCGCGGCGCGGGAGTTCGAGGAGCGCGTGGTCGCGGCGACCGAGGAGGCCGAGCCCGGGCTCGCGCGCCTGCGCGCGCTCGTCGAGGCCTGGATCGACCACGTCGAGCGCGCGCCCCGGCGCGGCGGCTGCTTCTTCTTCGCCACCTCCGCGGAGTACGCCGGACGGACGGGCCGGGTTCGCGACGCGCTCGCCCTGGCCACGGGCGCCTGGCTCCGCCTGCTCGAGCGCGAGGCGCGCACGGCCGTGCGCACGGGCGAGCTCGACGCGCGCCCCGAGCTGCTCGCGTTCCGCCTCCACGCCTACGTGCAGGAGGCGAACTGGCAGCGCCAGCTCCTCGGCGCCCCCGACGCCTTCGACCGCGCGCGCGACGCCGTGCGCGCGGCGCTCGCCGAGGCCGGCGCCCCGCCCCCTCGCTCCGCGCGCCCACGAAGGCGGTCCGCCGCGCGCTCCGCCGCCACTCGCTCCGGGAGGACGTCATGA
- a CDS encoding ATP-binding protein — MPQAEHTSGSEPAASFTTRQRVRATRIATWALLAVGLPLAVRSWVIDVTPAAFAIGGAMLAGAATLAWFERAPEARVGAAGQISLGILFALFTYVACTTGGFGDPSFAWFFVLPVAAISLSGLRSGLVWGGVAVVATLVFWWLDVRGVPLPTLVDPDLLPSHGVVTRLSLIATLTLLTSSLVYAQRSVERELVAANRDLRREAMCVQLLEHGAAAANEASTFAAALTSCSERVMRTTGWRIAHVWLPAPDDSGDFVSASIWITDEPDRYARLQDLSFAMRIARDDAHDAIRSIVASGAPRWAGAAELAADPSPRARCATELGLGCAVGLPICSHEGVIAVLEFFGPDDDAVDERRIRVLADVGRQIGRVAERLRLQEKLRQSQKLESVGQLAAGIAHEINNPMAYVRSNLGLLREEWAALGKDAAEQGWPAATRERLADCEELIDDALEGVNRTVAIVRDVREFSGGGEARFELADPNELVESALRVATPQQPSGVEVERGYGSVAPLECLPGQLRQVFLNLIVNAFQAMGAHGRLAITTRVAGSRLVVAFEDDGCGIEEGALGRLFDPFFTTKPAGEGTGLGLFISYEIVRAHGGEIAVDSLPGKGARFEVQLPLRQARAER; from the coding sequence ATGCCGCAGGCCGAGCACACGTCGGGGAGCGAGCCCGCCGCGTCCTTCACGACGCGCCAGCGGGTCCGCGCCACGCGCATCGCGACCTGGGCGCTCCTCGCCGTCGGCCTCCCGCTCGCCGTCCGCAGCTGGGTGATCGACGTGACCCCCGCCGCGTTCGCGATCGGCGGCGCGATGCTCGCCGGCGCGGCGACGCTCGCGTGGTTCGAGCGCGCGCCCGAAGCGCGCGTCGGCGCGGCCGGACAGATCTCGCTCGGCATCCTGTTCGCGCTCTTCACCTACGTCGCCTGCACGACGGGCGGCTTCGGCGACCCCTCGTTCGCCTGGTTCTTCGTGCTGCCCGTCGCGGCGATCAGCCTGAGCGGGCTTCGCAGCGGACTCGTGTGGGGAGGCGTCGCGGTCGTCGCGACGCTCGTCTTCTGGTGGCTCGATGTGCGCGGCGTCCCGCTTCCCACGCTCGTCGACCCGGACCTCCTCCCGAGCCACGGCGTCGTCACGCGCCTGAGCCTGATCGCGACGCTCACGCTGCTGACGTCGTCGCTCGTGTACGCGCAGCGCAGCGTCGAGCGCGAGCTCGTCGCCGCGAACCGCGACCTCCGGCGCGAGGCGATGTGCGTGCAGCTGCTCGAGCACGGCGCTGCGGCCGCGAACGAGGCGAGCACGTTCGCGGCCGCGCTCACGAGCTGCAGCGAGCGCGTCATGCGCACGACGGGCTGGCGCATCGCGCACGTCTGGCTCCCCGCTCCCGACGACTCGGGCGACTTCGTCTCGGCGTCGATCTGGATCACGGACGAGCCCGACCGCTACGCGCGCCTGCAGGATCTCTCGTTCGCGATGCGCATCGCCCGCGACGACGCGCACGACGCGATCCGCTCGATCGTCGCGAGCGGGGCGCCGCGCTGGGCCGGCGCGGCCGAGCTCGCCGCCGACCCGTCGCCGCGCGCGCGCTGCGCGACCGAGCTCGGCCTCGGCTGTGCGGTCGGGCTCCCCATCTGCTCGCACGAAGGCGTGATCGCCGTGCTCGAGTTCTTCGGCCCCGACGACGACGCCGTCGACGAGCGGCGCATCCGCGTGCTCGCCGACGTCGGCCGCCAGATCGGGCGCGTCGCCGAGCGCCTCCGCCTGCAGGAGAAGCTCCGCCAGTCGCAGAAGCTCGAGTCGGTGGGCCAGCTCGCCGCCGGCATCGCGCACGAGATCAACAACCCGATGGCCTACGTGCGCTCGAACCTCGGGCTGCTGCGCGAGGAGTGGGCCGCGCTCGGCAAGGACGCGGCCGAGCAGGGCTGGCCGGCCGCGACGCGCGAGCGCCTCGCCGACTGCGAGGAGCTGATCGACGACGCGCTCGAGGGCGTGAACCGCACCGTCGCGATCGTGCGCGACGTGCGCGAGTTCTCGGGCGGCGGCGAGGCGCGCTTCGAGCTCGCCGACCCGAACGAGCTCGTCGAGAGCGCGCTGCGCGTCGCGACGCCGCAGCAGCCGAGCGGCGTCGAGGTCGAGCGCGGCTACGGCTCGGTGGCGCCGCTCGAGTGCCTGCCCGGCCAGCTCCGGCAGGTCTTCCTGAACCTGATCGTGAACGCCTTCCAGGCCATGGGCGCGCACGGCCGGCTCGCGATCACGACGCGCGTCGCCGGCTCGCGGCTCGTCGTCGCGTTCGAGGACGACGGCTGCGGCATCGAGGAGGGCGCGCTCGGCCGCCTCTTCGACCCGTTCTTCACGACGAAGCCCGCGGGCGAGGGCACGGGCCTCGGCCTCTTCATCTCCTACGAGATCGTGCGCGCGCACGGCGGCGAGATCGCCGTCGACTCGCTGCCCGGCAAGGGCGCCCGCTTCGAGGTGCAGCTCCCGCTGCGACAGGCGCGCGCGGAACGCTAG
- a CDS encoding DUF2255 family protein, whose product MTRTRPLAAPLAIAALLAPVLAPSARASEPGAEASGSAEPGFPETGFVQPGFPDWEALADVDVIDVLTLDDDGDVRDTPVWFVLVDGAPYLRTRASRWLANIERGSRVIVRIEGLEYEVAARVERGDAIVAAVDAASAAKYGWQETLLRAGRALRIGGEPADILRLVPKR is encoded by the coding sequence GTGACCCGCACCCGCCCGCTCGCCGCTCCGCTCGCGATCGCCGCGCTGCTCGCGCCCGTGCTCGCGCCGTCCGCGCGCGCGAGCGAGCCCGGCGCGGAGGCGTCCGGCTCCGCCGAGCCGGGCTTCCCCGAGACCGGCTTCGTGCAGCCGGGCTTCCCAGACTGGGAGGCGCTCGCCGACGTCGACGTGATCGACGTCCTGACGCTCGACGACGACGGCGACGTGCGCGACACGCCCGTGTGGTTCGTGCTCGTCGACGGCGCGCCCTACCTGCGCACGCGCGCATCGCGCTGGCTCGCCAACATCGAGCGCGGGAGCCGCGTCATCGTGCGCATCGAAGGGCTCGAGTACGAGGTGGCCGCGCGCGTCGAGCGCGGCGACGCGATCGTCGCCGCCGTCGACGCCGCTTCGGCCGCGAAGTACGGCTGGCAGGAGACGCTGCTGCGCGCGGGCCGCGCGCTGCGCATCGGCGGCGAGCCCGCCGACATCCTGCGCCTCGTCCCGAAGCGCTGA
- a CDS encoding MBL fold metallo-hydrolase, whose product MPAVRGAALALAALLLAPLALASDGGPVALAPDGAPAEAAPLYAAHADADGRFFTPWARADRSFLKFVRWRLSRNPYADVDAPPPRVVPNDGAYLRSARAGDAPSLTWVGHATYVVADGADVFLTDPHFGERALLPRRLVPPGLPVDAIPPDAFAVVSHNHYDHLDDDTVRALPASVGWYVPLGLADWFRERGRDDVTELDWWQTAHRGRFAITCLPSQHWSLRLGQPAGSTLWCAWLVDSGERRYFFAGDTGYFAGFAEFGRRFPGIDAALLPAGAYAPRWFMAYQHMDPQQSVRAFADLGARHLFAMHFGTFDLTDEPPGQGPVELRAAAREAGIDAARVHVPAVGERIALPPALDAGAPRAPAPEDAP is encoded by the coding sequence GTGCCCGCAGTGCGCGGCGCGGCGCTCGCGCTCGCCGCGCTCCTGCTCGCCCCGCTCGCGCTCGCCTCCGACGGCGGCCCGGTCGCGCTCGCTCCCGACGGCGCACCCGCCGAGGCCGCTCCGCTCTACGCCGCGCACGCGGATGCCGACGGCCGCTTCTTCACGCCGTGGGCGCGCGCCGACCGCTCCTTCCTGAAGTTCGTGCGCTGGCGGCTCTCGCGGAACCCCTACGCCGACGTCGACGCGCCGCCGCCGCGCGTCGTGCCGAACGACGGCGCCTACCTGCGGAGCGCGCGCGCGGGCGACGCGCCGTCGCTCACGTGGGTGGGCCACGCGACCTACGTCGTCGCCGACGGCGCCGACGTGTTCCTGACCGACCCGCACTTCGGCGAGCGCGCGCTGCTGCCCCGCCGCCTCGTGCCGCCCGGCCTCCCCGTCGACGCCATCCCGCCCGACGCGTTCGCCGTCGTCTCGCACAACCACTACGACCACCTCGACGACGACACGGTGCGCGCACTGCCGGCGAGCGTCGGCTGGTACGTGCCGCTCGGGCTCGCCGACTGGTTCCGCGAGCGCGGGCGCGACGACGTGACCGAGCTCGACTGGTGGCAGACGGCGCACCGCGGGCGCTTCGCGATCACGTGCCTGCCGTCGCAGCACTGGTCGCTGCGGCTCGGGCAGCCGGCGGGCTCGACGCTGTGGTGCGCGTGGCTCGTCGATTCGGGCGAGCGCCGCTACTTCTTCGCCGGCGACACGGGCTACTTCGCGGGGTTCGCCGAGTTCGGACGGCGCTTCCCCGGCATCGACGCCGCGCTGCTCCCGGCCGGCGCCTACGCGCCGCGGTGGTTCATGGCCTATCAACACATGGATCCGCAGCAGTCCGTGCGCGCCTTCGCCGACCTCGGCGCGCGCCATCTCTTCGCGATGCACTTCGGCACCTTCGATCTCACCGACGAGCCGCCGGGCCAGGGGCCCGTCGAGCTGCGCGCGGCCGCGCGCGAGGCCGGCATCGATGCGGCGCGCGTGCACGTTCCCGCGGTCGGCGAGCGCATCGCGCTCCCGCCCGCACTCGACGCCGGCGCGCCGCGCGCGCCCGCTCCGGAGGACGCCCCGTGA